The SAR324 cluster bacterium genome has a window encoding:
- a CDS encoding malate dehydrogenase, translated as MKRVKVAVTGAAGQIGYAMVFRLASGAIFGPDTAVQLQLLELEQALPALEGVKMELDDCALPQLEKVTCTSDVNVAFGDADYVLLVGAAPRKAGMERKDLLEVNGKIFVGQGKAINDNSGENVRVITIGNPCNTNALIAMNNAPRIGADRWFAMTALDENRAKSQLAQKAGVLTREVSNVAIWGNHSATQYPDFYNALIQGQPATDVISDHEWLKGEFISVVQQRGAAIIKARGASSAASAANAALDTIMRLEKPTPAGDWFSAAVPSDGSYGIPEGLLFSYPLRSNGESYEIVQGVELNDFAQGKLNITRKELEEERNAVKSMLT; from the coding sequence ATGAAAAGAGTAAAAGTTGCTGTGACCGGGGCGGCAGGCCAAATTGGCTATGCAATGGTGTTTCGACTAGCCTCCGGAGCCATCTTCGGGCCTGATACTGCAGTCCAACTTCAACTGCTGGAACTGGAACAAGCCCTTCCTGCACTGGAAGGGGTCAAGATGGAATTAGATGATTGTGCTTTACCACAATTGGAAAAAGTAACCTGTACTTCGGATGTGAATGTCGCTTTTGGCGATGCAGATTATGTCTTATTGGTAGGAGCCGCCCCCAGAAAAGCCGGAATGGAGCGTAAAGATCTCTTGGAAGTCAATGGGAAGATCTTTGTGGGTCAAGGCAAAGCAATCAACGATAATTCAGGTGAAAATGTGAGAGTCATTACAATAGGTAATCCCTGTAATACCAATGCATTAATCGCCATGAACAATGCCCCAAGAATCGGTGCAGATCGCTGGTTTGCTATGACTGCATTGGATGAAAATCGAGCCAAAAGTCAGCTTGCCCAAAAGGCTGGGGTTTTAACTCGTGAGGTCAGCAATGTTGCTATTTGGGGAAATCATAGCGCGACTCAGTATCCTGATTTCTACAATGCACTGATTCAAGGCCAGCCGGCTACTGATGTGATTTCTGATCATGAATGGCTGAAAGGTGAATTCATTAGTGTGGTCCAACAACGTGGAGCAGCAATCATCAAAGCTAGGGGGGCTTCTTCAGCAGCATCAGCTGCAAACGCTGCTCTAGATACAATCATGCGTCTAGAAAAGCCGACTCCAGCAGGAGATTGGTTCAGTGCAGCGGTTCCCAGCGATGGAAGTTACGGAATTCCAGAAGGCTTGCTCTTCAGCTACCCACTGCGTAGTAATGGAGAAAGCTATGAAATAGTGCAGGGCGTTGAATTGAATGATTTTGCGCAAGGTAAGCTAAATATCACTCGCAAAGAGTTGGAAGAAGAAAGAAATGCTGTGAAGAGCATGCTTACTTGA
- the sucC gene encoding ADP-forming succinate--CoA ligase subunit beta, producing MKIHEYQAKQILAKYGVTIPRGKVAFTMDEAVGAAEELGTEICVVKAQIHAGGRGKGGGVKVSKGLEAVRTNAEKIIGMQLVTHQTGLKGQQVKRVLVEEGMDIKKELYVSLLVDRGSQQVVMLASTEGGMDIEQVAANTPEKILKVGIDPTIGMRPYQATELAYGLEIDKINPKLIRPAAALFQGLYEAFVNEDCSLVEINPLVLTGDGRVIALDSKITIDDNALFRHKDTLELRDLDEEDPAETEASENDLNYIRLDGSIGCMVNGAGLAMGTMDIIKACGGEPANFLDVGGGSTQERVELAFRLISSDPHVKCILINIFGGIVRCDMVAAGVVAAINNVDLKVPVVVRLEGTNAGEAHQIVNDSGLGSRLQMADGLRDAAEKAVAAVA from the coding sequence ATGAAAATACACGAGTATCAGGCGAAACAAATCTTAGCCAAATACGGCGTTACCATACCCCGTGGAAAAGTAGCATTCACAATGGATGAAGCAGTGGGTGCTGCTGAAGAATTGGGAACTGAGATCTGTGTGGTGAAGGCGCAAATTCATGCAGGTGGACGTGGGAAAGGTGGTGGTGTTAAGGTTTCAAAAGGCTTGGAAGCTGTGCGCACAAATGCAGAGAAGATTATTGGGATGCAGCTGGTTACTCACCAGACTGGGCTCAAGGGACAGCAAGTCAAAAGGGTCCTTGTCGAAGAAGGAATGGACATCAAGAAAGAACTTTATGTCTCATTGCTGGTTGATCGAGGGTCTCAGCAAGTGGTGATGCTAGCCTCGACAGAGGGTGGGATGGACATTGAGCAGGTTGCAGCGAACACCCCTGAAAAAATTCTTAAAGTTGGTATCGACCCCACAATTGGAATGAGGCCCTACCAAGCTACCGAGTTGGCGTACGGTTTAGAGATTGACAAGATCAATCCAAAACTGATTAGACCCGCAGCAGCTCTCTTCCAAGGGCTTTATGAGGCCTTTGTGAATGAAGACTGCTCCTTGGTTGAGATCAATCCCTTAGTGCTCACTGGAGATGGCCGGGTCATTGCCTTGGATTCGAAGATCACAATCGATGACAATGCTTTGTTCCGACACAAGGACACGCTCGAGCTGAGGGATCTTGATGAAGAGGATCCTGCTGAAACGGAAGCCTCAGAAAATGATCTCAATTACATTCGATTGGACGGCTCTATTGGATGTATGGTCAATGGTGCTGGTCTCGCCATGGGCACAATGGACATCATTAAGGCCTGTGGTGGTGAACCTGCCAATTTTCTAGATGTTGGGGGGGGGAGTACCCAGGAAAGAGTTGAATTAGCTTTTCGGCTGATTTCCAGCGATCCACATGTAAAGTGCATCCTGATCAACATTTTTGGTGGGATTGTCAGGTGTGATATGGTGGCTGCGGGTGTCGTTGCTGCGATCAACAATGTTGACCTAAAAGTGCCGGTTGTGGTTCGTTTGGAAGGAACTAATGCTGGAGAAGCACATCAAATTGTGAATGATTCTGGTCTTGGTAGTCGCCTCCAAATGGCAGATGGTCTAAGAGACGCTGCTGAAAAAGCAGTTGCCGCTGTTGCCTGA